In Streptomyces sp. SID8374, one genomic interval encodes:
- a CDS encoding molybdopterin-dependent oxidoreductase, whose amino-acid sequence MPLPDLRRLRGVRPRTPADPAFWRSPVRGVRFTAVLGLVLLVGLTVVAVTGLLSYAAYNPDLNAANDSTPDKGWLGFYLFAWPTGPHWLYRLTQGVHVTLGIVLVPVLLAKLWSVIPKLFALPPVRSVAHALERLSLLLLVGGALFQFLTGLLNIQLDYLFPGSFYRLHFYGAWVFLAGFVAHTALKLPRAVRVLRRGVPSGQADELASPDPLPPTISRRGAFAMVGAGSLLLLLTSAGRSFDGTLRRTALLTPRGGTEPGPGGFQINKTAAAVRITAADRGEAWRLRVRGPAGEFSFSREELLAMELHTAALPIACVEGWSTSDQLWRGVRLRDLAVIAGYPDRPPGVFVESIQRRGPFRKAALRDNQVRDHRSLLALEVNGAPLTADHGHPARIIVPAAPGVLNTKWVGSLTFGEL is encoded by the coding sequence ATGCCCCTGCCCGACCTCCGCCGCCTCCGTGGCGTCCGCCCGCGTACGCCCGCCGACCCCGCCTTCTGGCGCAGCCCGGTGCGCGGGGTGCGGTTCACGGCGGTGCTGGGGCTGGTCCTGCTCGTCGGGCTCACCGTGGTGGCCGTGACCGGACTGCTCTCGTACGCCGCCTACAACCCGGACCTGAACGCGGCCAACGACTCCACGCCCGACAAGGGGTGGCTCGGCTTCTACCTGTTCGCCTGGCCGACCGGGCCGCACTGGCTCTACCGGCTGACCCAGGGGGTGCACGTCACCCTCGGGATCGTGCTCGTACCCGTGCTGCTGGCGAAGCTCTGGTCGGTGATCCCGAAGCTGTTCGCGCTGCCGCCCGTACGGTCCGTGGCGCACGCCCTGGAGCGGCTCTCGCTGCTCCTCCTGGTGGGCGGGGCGCTGTTCCAGTTCCTCACCGGGCTGCTCAACATCCAGCTGGACTATCTGTTCCCGGGGTCGTTCTACCGGCTGCACTTCTACGGGGCGTGGGTGTTCCTGGCCGGGTTCGTCGCGCACACCGCCCTCAAACTGCCGCGTGCGGTACGGGTGTTGAGACGCGGGGTACCGTCCGGTCAGGCCGACGAGCTGGCCTCGCCCGATCCGCTGCCGCCGACCATCTCCCGGCGCGGGGCCTTCGCGATGGTCGGGGCCGGGTCGCTGCTCCTGCTGCTCACCTCGGCCGGGCGGAGCTTCGACGGGACGCTGCGCCGGACCGCGCTGCTCACCCCGCGCGGCGGTACGGAACCCGGGCCCGGCGGCTTCCAGATCAACAAGACGGCCGCCGCCGTCCGGATCACCGCGGCGGACCGGGGCGAGGCGTGGCGGCTGCGGGTGCGCGGGCCCGCCGGTGAATTCAGCTTCTCCCGCGAGGAGTTGCTGGCCATGGAGCTGCACACCGCCGCGCTCCCGATCGCCTGTGTGGAGGGCTGGTCCACCTCCGACCAGCTCTGGCGCGGGGTGCGGCTGCGGGATCTGGCGGTGATCGCCGGATATCCGGACCGGCCGCCGGGCGTGTTCGTGGAGTCGATCCAGCGCCGGGGGCCCTTCCGCAAGGCCGCCCTGCGCGACAACCAGGTCCGGGACCATCGGTCGCTGCTCGCGCTGGAGGTCAACGGCGCGCCCCTGACGGCCGATCACGGCCACCCGGCCCGGATCATCGTGCCGGCCGCGCCCGGGGTGCTGAACACCAAGTGGGTCGGGTCGCTGACGTTCGGGGAGCTGTGA